In Agrobacterium tumefaciens, a single genomic region encodes these proteins:
- a CDS encoding M15 family metallopeptidase — MFAHCVYRDDVEQQRLYVKGLSKAKPGQSAHNHGFAVDIVHGTKAWDLTRKQWDLVGHIGKEVAASMGVQVVWGGDWSFYDPAHWELANWRDIGRSL, encoded by the coding sequence ATGTTCGCACATTGCGTTTATCGCGATGATGTGGAGCAGCAACGATTGTACGTTAAGGGCCTGAGCAAAGCGAAACCGGGGCAGTCGGCCCACAATCACGGCTTTGCCGTTGATATCGTGCACGGCACGAAAGCGTGGGACCTCACGCGGAAGCAGTGGGACCTTGTCGGACATATCGGCAAGGAAGTCGCGGCCTCGATGGGCGTCCAGGTCGTATGGGGCGGTGACTGGTCGTTTTACGATCCAGCCCATTGGGAACTCGCCAATTGGCGAGATATTGGCCGCTCCCTGTAA